Within the Streptomyces sp. YIM 121038 genome, the region CACCGTCCTGAACGAGGAGTTCGGCCGCGTGGCCGAGGGAGGCCGGTCATGAGCACCGCCACCACCCCGCAGCCGGCCGGGATCCGCTACGCCGCACGGGTCGAGCGGGCCGTCAAGGTCTACGGCTCGACCGCGGCCGCCGAGACCGCGGTGACCGCCCTGGACGACGTCAGCGTCGGGTTCCCCGCCGGGCGCTTCACCGCGATCATGGGCCCGTCCGGCTCGGGCAAGTCCACCCTGATGCACTGCGCCGCGGGCCTGGACACCCTCACCTCGGGCTCCGCCCTCATCGGCGAGACGGACCTCGGCTCCCTCGACGACCGGCAGTTGACCCTGCTGCGCCGCGACCGGATCGGCTTCGTCTTCCAGGCCTTCAACCTGGTGCCGACGCTGACCGTCGCGGAGAACATCACCCTGCCGATGGACCTCGCCGGGCGCCGCCGCGACCGCGCGCAACAGGAGTGGACGGACGCGCTCATCGACGTCGTCGGCCTGCGTGACCGCCTGCACCACCGGCCCGCCGAACTCTCCGGCGGACAGCAGCAACGCGTCGCCGTGGCCCGGGCGTTCGCGGGCCGCCCCGACGTCGTCTTCGCCGACGAGCCCACCGGCAACCTCGACTCGCGCTCCGGCGGGGAGGTCCTCGGACTGCTCGGCCGCACGGTGCGCCAGATGGACCGCACCGTCGTCATGGTCACCCACGACCCGGTGGCCGCCGCCCACGCCGACGAGGTCGTCTTCCTCGCCGACGGCCGTCTGGTGGACCGCATGCGGGCGCCCACGGCGGACAAGGTCCTCGACCGCATGAAGGCCTTCGAGACCACGGGCGCGGCCCGCTCCGGCCTGGCCTCCTACGACGCGTACGGCGAAGCGGCCTACGACGTCCCGAGCGCGTACGACCCCACGAAGGGGGCGGCGTCATGACCTCCCTCGCCCCCGCCGCGCGCCTCGGCCTCACCTCCCTGCGCGGCCACAAGCGCCGCTTCGCCGGTACGTTCGTCGCGGTACTGCTCGGCGTCGCGTTCCTGGCGGGCACCCTCGTCATGGGCGACACGCTGCGCGCCGGCTTCGACACGATGTTCGGCGACGCGACCCGCGGCACCGACGCGGTCGTCCGCGCGGAGAACACCATCACCGCGCCCGGCGAGAGCCAGGGCGTCCGGCAGGCCGTCGACTCGGGCCTCGCCGAGCGGATCGCGCGCGTGCCGGGCGTCGCGGCCGCCGAGCCCAGCATCCAGGGCGCCGGCCAGCTCGTCGGCAAGGACGGCGACCCCGTCGGCGGCCAGGGCCCGCCCACCCTCGCGGGCAACTGGATCGAGGACACCGCGCTCAACCCCTACCGGCTCGCCGAGGGCCGCGCCCCGGCGAGGTCCGGCGAGGTCGTCGTCAACCGCGGCGCCGCACAGCGCGGCGACCTGAAGATCGGCGACACCACGACCCTGCGCACGCCCGACCCGGTCCGGGTGACCGTCGTGGGCCTGGCCACGTTCGGCGGCGAGGACGGGATGGCGCAGACGACCTTCACCGGCATGACCCGCGCGGACGCGGAGAAACATCTGACGCCGGAGCCCGGCCGGGCCTCGTCCATCCAGGTGCGGGCCGGGCCCGGCACCAGCCAGGCGGAGCTCGTCGACGCGCTG harbors:
- a CDS encoding ABC transporter ATP-binding protein — protein: MSTATTPQPAGIRYAARVERAVKVYGSTAAAETAVTALDDVSVGFPAGRFTAIMGPSGSGKSTLMHCAAGLDTLTSGSALIGETDLGSLDDRQLTLLRRDRIGFVFQAFNLVPTLTVAENITLPMDLAGRRRDRAQQEWTDALIDVVGLRDRLHHRPAELSGGQQQRVAVARAFAGRPDVVFADEPTGNLDSRSGGEVLGLLGRTVRQMDRTVVMVTHDPVAAAHADEVVFLADGRLVDRMRAPTADKVLDRMKAFETTGAARSGLASYDAYGEAAYDVPSAYDPTKGAAS